From the Rhodococcus pseudokoreensis genome, one window contains:
- a CDS encoding N-formylglutamate amidohydrolase: protein MSEQTGDLSADPDSALPNLALDDTWVDPHTVTVTARTAAEIALRIHTSITPFDVPAGQGFPAAAGAAVTVIVHTVDAATGGPRYLPPAEPAEWVRAIFSTAGTAHGYFLGAVDPDTGTHRPGQFAYRLYLDTDRQAIAVPRQVLTCPHYLLSAIDGREHHGT from the coding sequence ATGTCCGAGCAGACCGGAGATCTCAGCGCCGATCCCGACTCGGCGCTGCCAAATCTGGCCCTCGACGACACGTGGGTGGATCCGCACACCGTCACGGTCACGGCGCGCACCGCGGCGGAGATCGCACTGCGGATCCACACCTCGATTACCCCGTTCGACGTGCCGGCCGGACAGGGGTTCCCCGCAGCGGCCGGGGCTGCTGTCACGGTCATCGTGCACACCGTCGACGCGGCAACAGGCGGGCCACGGTATCTGCCGCCGGCCGAGCCCGCCGAGTGGGTGCGGGCGATCTTCTCCACCGCAGGCACCGCGCACGGATACTTCCTGGGCGCCGTCGACCCGGACACCGGCACCCACAGGCCCGGCCAGTTCGCCTACCGCCTGTACCTCGACACCGACCGGCAGGCGATTGCGGTGCCGCGGCAGGTGCTCACCTGCCCGCACTACCTGCTCTCGGCCATCGACGGCAGAGAGCACCACGGCACCTGA
- a CDS encoding aldehyde dehydrogenase yields the protein MTDYDKLYIGGKWVDPATDQVLEVFSPATEERVGRCPVASPTDIDDAVAVARQAFDEGPWPQTTPAERGEILAKAAKLIEERGETLNALISSEMGQPPAMVGMMQQTPSLATLNFYAGLANDFEWEQTRTGVFGQTKVLREPVGVVAAVLAWNVPLFVAVNKLSPALLAGCTVLLKPAPESPLSIHLLAEIFAEAGVPEGVISVLPGGAETGEYLVSHSGIDKITFTGSSPVGRKIGAIAAQNLKRCSLELGGKSAAIILEDADLASTMPMLVMSGLMNTGQACVAQTRILAPRSRYDEVLDALVAGAGFMAVGDPSAPAAQIGPLISEKQRDRVEGYIAKGKDEGARVVLGGGRPAGLDRGWYVEPTIFADVDNSMTIAREEIFGPVLSVIPYDSEDEAIKIANDSDYGLAGSVYTTDIDHGLAIAKQIRTGTYAINWYAFDPGSPFGGYKASGIGRENGPEGLEAFCETKSVLMPPGYTG from the coding sequence ATGACCGACTACGACAAGCTCTACATCGGCGGCAAATGGGTTGACCCGGCCACCGACCAGGTGCTCGAAGTGTTCTCCCCGGCCACCGAGGAACGCGTCGGCCGCTGTCCCGTCGCGTCGCCTACCGACATCGACGACGCCGTCGCCGTCGCCAGGCAGGCATTCGACGAAGGTCCGTGGCCGCAGACGACGCCCGCGGAGCGCGGGGAGATCCTCGCGAAGGCGGCGAAGCTCATCGAGGAGCGCGGCGAGACCCTCAACGCGCTGATCTCGTCGGAGATGGGTCAGCCGCCCGCGATGGTCGGGATGATGCAGCAGACGCCGTCGCTCGCGACCCTGAACTTCTATGCCGGCCTCGCGAACGACTTCGAGTGGGAGCAGACCCGCACCGGCGTGTTCGGCCAGACGAAGGTGCTGCGGGAGCCTGTCGGTGTGGTGGCCGCGGTTCTCGCCTGGAACGTGCCACTGTTCGTCGCCGTCAACAAGCTGTCCCCGGCGCTGCTCGCCGGGTGCACGGTGCTGCTGAAGCCGGCACCCGAATCCCCGCTCTCCATACACCTTCTCGCGGAGATCTTCGCCGAGGCCGGGGTACCCGAGGGCGTCATCTCCGTTCTGCCTGGCGGCGCCGAGACCGGTGAATACCTGGTGTCGCATTCCGGCATCGACAAGATCACGTTCACCGGCAGCAGTCCTGTCGGCCGCAAGATCGGGGCCATCGCCGCACAGAACCTCAAACGCTGCTCCCTCGAACTCGGCGGCAAGTCGGCGGCGATCATCCTCGAGGACGCCGACCTCGCGTCCACGATGCCGATGCTGGTGATGTCCGGGCTCATGAACACCGGGCAGGCGTGCGTCGCGCAGACCCGGATCCTCGCCCCGCGGTCCCGCTACGACGAGGTGCTGGACGCCCTTGTCGCGGGTGCCGGATTCATGGCCGTCGGAGATCCGTCCGCCCCGGCCGCGCAAATCGGGCCGCTGATCTCCGAGAAGCAGCGCGACCGCGTCGAGGGTTACATCGCCAAGGGCAAGGACGAGGGTGCCCGTGTGGTGCTCGGCGGCGGCCGTCCGGCGGGTCTCGACAGGGGCTGGTACGTGGAGCCGACCATCTTCGCCGACGTCGACAACTCGATGACGATCGCCCGCGAGGAGATCTTCGGCCCCGTCCTCTCCGTGATCCCCTACGATTCCGAGGACGAGGCGATCAAGATCGCCAACGATTCCGACTACGGCCTCGCCGGCTCGGTGTACACCACCGACATCGATCACGGACTCGCGATCGCGAAGCAGATCCGGACCGGCACGTACGCCATCAACTGGTACGCATTCGACCCGGGATCACCGTTCGGCGGTTACAAGGCCTCCGGCATCGGCCGTGAGAACGGGCCGGAGGGACTCGAAGCCTTCTGCGAGACCAAGTCCGTCCTCATGCCGCCCGGCTATACGGGATAG
- a CDS encoding DUF6884 domain-containing protein — MSVLIRPTYRYTDPALTPPTPGAALVLEVGLVFSRPGVGPKGGGRHGGIPLAVGPTTTLLRRHDGTRLRLPNTDLLLWHTPFLMAGHRHGVVGLHHRPGWEWLDWTLADHVTHDHHTAAAAPAHGVTPVRAGQSSPLVIVGCGSRKRTGVGAVPAGALYLGTFHRLCQRAARRLAPVESIRILSGRFGLLPLDTVVAPYEMRVGEPGSVTADTVHAQASAQGLLDLEDVIVLAGRDYSRIVTAVWPQARTPPAGSANSSSASRASPPSATPPSIPVGRIRGRHDRNVWVPRDRFRHEQTAGVREGKAEWRPCFVSRTTPGERCRQGEGSSNLAEATVSRA, encoded by the coding sequence ATGTCTGTGCTGATTCGCCCGACCTACCGCTACACCGACCCGGCCCTGACCCCGCCGACCCCCGGCGCCGCTCTGGTCCTGGAGGTGGGTCTGGTGTTCTCCCGTCCGGGCGTCGGCCCGAAGGGCGGCGGCCGGCACGGCGGCATCCCGCTCGCGGTCGGCCCCACCACCACCCTGCTGCGCCGTCACGACGGCACCCGGCTGCGTCTGCCGAACACCGATCTGCTGCTCTGGCACACCCCGTTCCTGATGGCTGGCCACCGCCACGGCGTGGTCGGCCTGCACCATCGGCCCGGCTGGGAATGGCTGGACTGGACCCTCGCCGACCACGTCACCCACGACCACCACACAGCTGCCGCGGCGCCTGCGCACGGGGTCACCCCGGTGCGGGCGGGGCAGTCGTCACCGTTGGTGATCGTTGGCTGCGGGTCACGAAAGCGGACGGGGGTCGGAGCGGTTCCGGCCGGTGCCCTGTACCTCGGTACCTTTCATCGGCTCTGTCAGCGGGCCGCCCGCCGGCTCGCCCCGGTCGAGTCCATTCGAATATTGTCCGGAAGGTTCGGGTTGCTTCCCCTCGATACCGTGGTCGCTCCGTACGAGATGCGTGTGGGGGAACCGGGTTCGGTCACCGCCGACACTGTCCACGCGCAGGCTAGCGCCCAGGGACTCCTGGATCTAGAGGACGTGATCGTCCTCGCCGGCCGCGACTACAGCCGCATCGTCACCGCGGTGTGGCCGCAGGCCCGGACCCCGCCCGCGGGATCGGCGAACAGCAGCAGCGCCTCGCGCGCATCGCCGCCATCGGCGACGCCGCCCTCGATACCGGTGGGTCGTATCCGAGGTCGGCATGACCGAAACGTGTGGGTGCCGCGCGATAGATTCCGACACGAACAGACAGCTGGGGTCAGGGAGGGAAAAGCAGAATGGCGACCGTGTTTTGTATCTCGCACCACGCCAGGGGAGCGGTGCCGGCAGGGCGAGGGATCGTCGAACCTTGCGGAAGCGACGGTGAGTAGGGCATGA
- a CDS encoding acetyl-CoA C-acetyltransferase, giving the protein MPEAVIVSTARSPIGRAVKGSLKDLRPDDLTAQMVTAALDKIPALDRTQIDDLILGCGQPAGEAGYNMGRVVSILAGLTEVPGTTVNRYCSSSLQTTRMAFHAIKAGEGDVFISAGVESVSRSIAAGRSDGLPGTTNQRFAAALERSDRRTQSGADTWRDPSADGLLPDVYIQMGQTAENVAQLKGISRAEQDEFAVRSQNLTEKSQANGFWDREIVPVTLADGTVVSRDDGPRAGTTLEAVAQLKPVFRPDGTVTAGNACPLNDGAAALVIMSATKAAELDLTPLARIVSTGVSGLSPEIMGLGPIEACRKALALADLSIDDIDLVEINEAFAAQVIPSARELGISMDKLNINGSSIAIGHPFGMTGARIATTLINSLQYHDKQFGLETMCVGGGQGMAMIIERLS; this is encoded by the coding sequence ATGCCTGAAGCAGTCATCGTCTCGACCGCCCGCTCCCCCATCGGCCGGGCCGTCAAAGGATCCTTGAAGGATCTACGTCCCGACGACCTCACCGCGCAAATGGTCACGGCGGCGCTGGACAAGATCCCCGCGCTGGACCGCACCCAGATCGACGACCTGATCCTCGGCTGCGGACAGCCGGCGGGCGAAGCCGGGTACAACATGGGCCGCGTGGTCTCCATCCTCGCGGGCCTGACGGAGGTCCCCGGCACCACGGTCAACCGGTACTGCTCCTCGAGCCTACAGACCACCCGGATGGCGTTTCACGCGATCAAAGCCGGTGAAGGCGACGTCTTCATCTCGGCCGGAGTGGAATCGGTCAGCCGCTCCATTGCCGCCGGGCGCTCGGACGGCCTGCCCGGCACCACGAACCAGCGCTTTGCCGCCGCACTCGAACGCTCCGACCGCCGCACCCAGTCCGGCGCCGACACCTGGCGCGATCCGAGCGCCGACGGACTACTGCCCGACGTCTACATCCAAATGGGGCAGACCGCCGAAAACGTCGCACAACTGAAGGGCATCAGCCGCGCCGAGCAGGACGAGTTCGCGGTCCGCTCGCAGAACCTGACGGAGAAGTCGCAGGCCAACGGCTTCTGGGACCGGGAAATCGTCCCAGTGACCCTGGCCGACGGCACAGTGGTGAGCCGCGACGACGGCCCCCGGGCGGGCACCACCCTAGAGGCAGTGGCGCAGCTCAAGCCCGTCTTCCGGCCGGACGGCACCGTCACCGCCGGCAACGCCTGCCCCCTCAACGACGGCGCCGCCGCTCTGGTGATCATGAGCGCCACCAAGGCCGCCGAACTCGACCTGACCCCACTCGCCCGCATCGTCTCTACCGGGGTGTCCGGGCTGTCCCCCGAAATCATGGGTCTCGGCCCAATCGAAGCGTGCCGCAAAGCGTTGGCGCTGGCAGACCTGTCCATCGACGACATCGACCTCGTCGAGATCAACGAGGCGTTCGCCGCCCAGGTCATACCCTCCGCCCGTGAACTCGGCATCAGCATGGACAAACTCAACATCAACGGCAGCAGCATCGCGATCGGACACCCGTTCGGCATGACCGGCGCCCGCATCGCAACCACCCTCATCAACTCCCTGCAGTACCACGACAAGCAGTTCGGCCTCGAAACCATGTGTGTCGGTGGCGGCCAGGGAATGGCGATGATCATCGAACGCCTGTCCTGA
- a CDS encoding MBL fold metallo-hydrolase — translation MPTLSLDVYTSPQRDLPAGGSFSPTTATLVLGPTEAILVDTGYTLDDVHEVARRLETSGRSLTTIYITHAHPDHYLGLEWLLTRFPQARAVAVPAVADKIAQELDITRTRWTAMFDGLALDNSYIPEPLEGTVLSVDGHELRILTIGQGDIPHNTVVHIPAIEAVIAGDIVYNGINPFLAASGPNEWQQWIASIDEVAALAPRIVVAGHKRPDLPDDDPAASLDGTRAYIDAFTDAVNDKDTARDVVRHLKSLFPDYGNPSALIGSAAAAFKRRTNTHA, via the coding sequence ATGCCCACGCTCTCACTCGATGTCTACACCAGCCCGCAACGGGACCTGCCGGCAGGTGGCTCGTTCTCCCCCACCACAGCGACCCTGGTGCTCGGGCCGACCGAGGCGATCCTGGTGGACACCGGATACACCCTCGACGACGTGCACGAAGTCGCCCGTCGCCTCGAGACCTCAGGTCGTTCGCTGACCACCATCTACATCACCCACGCGCACCCCGACCACTACCTCGGACTCGAGTGGCTACTGACACGCTTCCCCCAGGCACGCGCAGTGGCCGTTCCCGCGGTCGCAGACAAGATCGCACAAGAACTCGATATCACCCGCACGCGTTGGACCGCGATGTTCGACGGACTCGCACTGGACAATTCGTATATCCCGGAGCCGCTCGAGGGCACCGTACTGTCCGTCGACGGTCACGAACTGCGGATCCTCACGATCGGACAGGGCGATATCCCGCACAACACCGTCGTCCACATTCCCGCGATCGAGGCGGTCATCGCCGGCGACATCGTCTACAACGGAATCAACCCGTTTCTCGCCGCCTCCGGCCCGAACGAGTGGCAGCAGTGGATCGCCAGTATCGATGAGGTCGCTGCGTTGGCGCCCCGCATCGTCGTCGCCGGCCACAAACGCCCCGACCTCCCCGACGACGACCCGGCCGCCTCCCTCGACGGAACCCGCGCATACATCGACGCGTTCACCGACGCCGTGAACGACAAAGACACCGCGCGAGACGTCGTCCGCCACCTGAAATCCCTATTCCCCGACTACGGAAACCCCAGCGCGCTCATCGGTTCCGCCGCAGCCGCATTCAAGAGAAGGACGAACACTCATGCCTGA